ATTTTGCTTGTTAACAATTGTCATTTTACCTGTGCAATGCTTGTATTTATGTCAAGCACATGCTATGATTAAAAAAAGAAAAAACTCCTAACCAACTTTCTTAGGGGTGATTAGGAGCTAAAAACATAGCAACATATAAGTGCGTTCAGGCTCGACATATGTTTTACTATTACAGCCTATTTTTAGGTACCCTCGTTATCTCACAAATAACGGGGGGTTATTTTTTGTCTTTTTATTTTGATGTTAAAAAAAGAGCTGAGTCATAACTCAGCTCTTTTTCCTTTTATCAATCTAATTTATCATACAATGTTACGATTTCTTTCGCTAACTCGATGAAATTCATTGCAGTCATTAAATGATCTTGACTGTGCACGACAAGGAGTGAGACATCTGTTTTTTCACCGCTCGCTTCTTTCGTTAACATTTCCGTTTGATAACGATGCGCTTCTACAATCGTTTTCTCTGCTTCTCTCAGCTTTTCAAACGCTAGTTCTTTCTTTCCTTCTTTAACGACGTGTATCGCTTCCATCGCATAGGATTTTGCATTACCACTATGAATGATAAGCTGCATGACAGTTTCCAGATTTTTCTCTTCCATCATGATCACCCGATGATATCTAATGCTTTTTCTAATACGGATTGACCATTCATCATGCCATAATCAGCCATATCAATCACACGAAGCGGAATATTTTTAGGATCTAATTTTTCTTTTAGTTTTCTTTCTTCGTATCTCACTTGAGGCCCTAATAGTACAATATCAATGTCATTTTGTTCCACTTCTTTATCAACTTCAGGCACAGAAACGGCATAGATTTGATAGTCACCTTCCATGTCTTGCGCTGCCTTTTCCATACGTTGCACGAGCATACTCGTACTCATCCCTGCTGCACATGCTAAAAGAATTGTTTTCATGATGTTTCCTCCTTGATATCAATGGTTATCTTAAAATCGAACGTGTCATCTTTGAAACGGTATGACGTAAACCTCTGATGGCAACACCAAGCTCATAAATATTTTCTACTGGCGCTAACCCACCGTAACCCGCATCACCAATATGTTGAATATCTACGCCTGCAATTTTGTTTTGAAGACCAAAAAATCGGATTGTTTCTTTTGTAGCGCTTTCCTGACTTGTCCCAATCGCACTCATGACAAGTACACCATGAGCATGACACAGTTGAACCGCTTCACTCACCATATCTAATGTGATACCTGGAACGCTACCAATGGATGGTACAAGAATGACATCCGCACCCGCGTCAATTAAACGTTGAACCAATTCTAAGTTGACAACCGGTTCGTCTACACCTGCACTGTGCATTTTTCCAGCAAAGACAAGACCGTCAAACAAACTTTTGGCACGTTTGACACTTTCGACAATGGCATCATTGGACACACCCGTACCAGGATTTCCTGTAAGACACACAAAATCCATACCGAGCGCATTCAACTTTTCAAACGTTTCTTTTCTTGCAGTACGCCCTACTTCTAATTCAAATCGTTCTTCCATCATGTCAGCAGTTTGATCGACTGGCTCTAAATTCACACCAATCGGACGACCACATAATCGTTTTAAAGATTGAATCGGATTGTTTTCAATATCGAGTAGTCCTGCAATTTTGACATCTAATACGTCGACACCATTGAGTAAAATTAAATCTGCCCCAAAAGATGCCGCCATTTCTGCATTTGTTACTTCATGAATCCACGGGTTTCTCGTTGCCACATTTTCTGATAATACAACACGTCCTTCTGATGCCTTAATACTCTGCTTAAGTTCTTCAGGGGTCATTTGTGCGACTTCAGAAGTGTCTGCACTAATTAATCGTTTTACCATTTTCATCCACCTCAACATCTTTCAAAATTTATCTTACTTTATTGAAATCATTGGTTTTATTTATCTCGTTCTTCTTTCAAATATGACTTTTCAATTGCTGCGTAAAAACCGATATAAATCAAGATATCAATCACAATTAAAATGGCTTGTAGTATGGATGCACTTATACTTCCAGTCGTTAAGAAACCTGAAATAATCGGTGGCATCGTCCAAGTCGCAGTCGCTCTCGTATAAGGTACTAAACCAGCAAGTGTCGCAAAATAGGCAATAAATAGGTTGATCACTGGTGTTAATACAAATGGAATTAATAAAAACACATTTAACACGATAGGTAAGCCAAACATTGCAGGTTCATTAATATTAAATAAACCAGGTACTAATGTGATTGGTGCAAGTGCTTTTGTACGTTTACTTGCTTTTCTTCTACGTGCAATAATTGTAATTGCGATCACAAGACCTAAAGTAGCACCACCACCACCCATGTAAACATAGTTATCCATAAATGGTTGTGTGAAAATATATTGCATAGGTTCATTTGCTTTGTATGCTTCCATATTCGCTTGTAAGTTACCTAACCAAACAGGCGCCATAATTGAGTTCACTGCACTACCACCGTTAATACCTACAAACCAGAATAAACTGTTGAGCGCAACGATAATCGCTGTACCAAACACTGAGCCACCAAGAAAACCAATTGGACCCCCTAAAGCTGTAGTAATTAAATCATGCGCATTCGGTAGTTTGAATGCATCTAATACCGCGTAAATACTGAGCCATAACGTAAAAATGACAATACCAGGAATAATAGCCACGAAAGAACGTGATACTGCTGGCGGTACACTATCCGGCAATTTGATTTTAATATCACGGTCAATAAAGAATTTATAAATGTGCACGCTCACCAATGCGATAATGATAGCCGTGAACATCCCTTTAGCTCCTAAATAACCTAACGTAATACCTGATGCCGTATCTGTCTTGATAAATGGTGTCACTGTTAAAAATGAGCAAAGTGCAATGATCCCAATTGCTACCCCATCTTGTTGATATTGTTTGGCATAACTCCAGGCCACCGAAAAACTCGCGATTAATCCGACTAAACTAAACGTACTGTCTACACCTTTCCACAAATACTGACTGATACCAATCTTGTCTAAGTATTCAGGCCAACCTGGTATCGGCAAGCTCGCAATTAGCATAAAAATGGATCCCACAATAGCTAGAATCATCGTTAGAGAAAGACCATCACGAATAGCAACTAACACTTTATTTGTAGAAAACTTCACAGCAAGAGGCATTATTTTTTCATCAATCAATTTATTCATAAGCTTCTCCTTTTCAATAAATTCAAATTTAATGATTTAAGATCGATCTCTAATGAATGAGGCTGCCTCAACTTGAGTACTTTTTATACGAAAGCGCTTTCTATACTTTTATTTTAGAAGTTCGAATCGCATATGCATATGTTATAATGTTTGAAAAATATGTCGAAAAATGTAATGAGGTGAGAAAATGAGAGAGGTTTGGAAACATTTTGATATATCCTTTGATAATATCGTCATCTCCGAATGTGGCATTCAACAGTTTTTACCTGAGCAAACGTATAGTTATACGGTTACTGAAACTTTTGTATTACATTTTGTGGAAACTGGGAAAGGCTTGCTGAGGATTAATCATAAAACATTTTCTTCTAAAGATTTTAATGGCTTCATTTTAAAAAGAGGACAAAAGGTAACGTATAAAGGCGACAAAAATGTACCTTGGAAAACCTTTTGGGTGGGCTTAAAAGGGACACACTTACAAAATTTTTTAAAAACCAATCAACTGAATCATCAAGACATACTCAAATTTCATGAAGACAGTAAAGCCGTCAATATCATTAAAGAAATTTGTTATACGACAAAGCAAAATACTTCGCAGTCTGATTATTGGTACAAATGTAAAACATACGAACTGCTTTTTTGTTTAGAAAATGAATTTAAACAAACGGACATGATTATTTTGAACAACCATCAAGATATTATTCATCATATTTATGAATACATATGTAATAACTATATGAAGCCACTTAAGATTCAAGAGATTTCACTTCATTTTGGTATTAGTAACAGTCAATTATTCACTAAATTTAAAAATAACTACGGCAAAACCCCAAAACAGTTCATTTTAGAAGCAAGAATCGATAAAGCAACACAACTATTGAGAGAAACAGATCACCCTATTAATGTCATTAGTCAGCTCGTCGGTTTTAATGATTATTTTGTGTTTGAAAAGGCATTTAAAAAACTGGTACATCGCTCTCCTAAAGATTACAGAACTGAGAAAAGAGCGCACAAAATGATTCATTAGACTTTGTGTGCTTGGATTTTTGTATCACGCTTAATCGTTCATTGTTGAATGACTATCTGGCGTTTATTGGTTGTGATGCTTGTATTTATGTCAAGCACATGCTATGATTAAAGAAAGAAAAAACTCCTAACCGTCTTTGTCAGGGAAGATTAGGAGCTAAAAACATAGCAACATATAAGTGAGTCCAAACTCGACATATGTTTTACTATTACAGCCTATTATTAGGTACCCTCGTTATTTTGCGGATAACGGGGGTTATTTTTTTGTCTTTTTATGACGATACTTTATCAAAAAATAGACAATGATACTTAAACAGATAGATATATCTATGTGTATAATTATCGTCACCATATGTATCACCCCTGCTATTACAAATTTAACAAGCTGTAGGTGAAAACATATGACTCATAGGCTCCTATGTTTTTATAGATGTATTATACGCGCATTGCATTTATTACGAAAGTATATTGAGGGCTACATTGTAATTTTATATATACAATCTCCATTAAACGCTATGCTCCTTATCATTTCTAAATATAACTTGATGTATGTAACTAAATAACAAACAGATTTTTAGATCTAGAAAAATATAAACATTATTTCAATTCCTGGCATCGGAGAACTCACAGCTGCATTGCTTATTGGGGAACTTGGTAATATTAGAGAATTTAAAACAAATAAACAATTGAATGCATTTGTAGGTATTGATATTAAACGGTATCAATCAGGAACTTCAAAAAGTAGGGATACGATCAACAAAAGAGAAAATAAAAAAGCAAGACGTTTATTGTACTTAATCATTATGAACATTATTAGGGGAAGAAATCATTATCAAAGCCATATTGTGGATTATTATTACAAATTAAGAGAGCAGCCTCATGGGAAACCCCACAAGACTGCCGTAATAGCGAGTATCAATCGCTTATTAAAGACCATTCACTACTTGATAGTCAATGATAAATTATATGATTATCAGAAAGCACCACACTAACGAAACCATATAATCATATACATCATAACACCTTATTTAAAAAAATAAAAATTGGACGGTCTAGTTTAGTAATGTCATTTTTAATTAACACGCCCTTAACAAATCGTAGGAAAGGAGGTAGGCATAAAAATTTTTGATGCGATTGATGAAGTATTTTTGTTAAACTTGCCCTCTCCCCACTAATTCTGCTTTTGATTGCCATCATGGCTTCGTTTTCTTACTGTTTTCCTAGGTGCTAGCCCTTCAACTCAATTCAGCTTGATTTAAATGAACACTTGATCGATGCCGAATTGGAATTTCCGGACCAGCTGATCCCTCAGGAGTCTCAGCCTTCTGGACAATCTTATATCATTGATGAGATAGGCTATACCCCTATCTCAAAAGAACAGGCAGACCTCTTCTATCAATTGATGTCACTCAGATATGAAATGAATTCCACAATCATAACGACGAATATCCCATTTTCTAGTTGGGGAGACGCATTTAGTCACAAGATAGCGTCAGCAGCCATTATTGATAGACTTATTCACCATTCAAAAGCATTTAAAATTACAGGCGATTCATACCGACTTAAAGACTATAATAGTGAAAAAAGTTTAAACATACGTCATTCTTAAACCGCTATTGACATTCTATTGCAGATTCATCCGTTCTACATCGCCATAGCATGACATTTGATTGTCTGTACTATTGTTTGCGTATGACTTTATTCAAATTCTATTTCACAACGGTCACCCTTGTCATTCACAAACAATTCCTACTACCGAACTGTAGCGACATTTCACTGGCAAATCGATACACAAGTCGAGCTAAATAAAGCATTAATAATGATGAGTCAACCTTATCATTCAGTCAAAAATATTTGATTTTCGATTTTTAAAAATGATAATAATGCAAAAAAATAAAAGAAACGCACTAATTAAAATAAAAATATTCCAAGCATAAAAAACATCATATATTTGTGTGGTAAAACCATTTAGCGGCAATAGCATCATAGTCGCAAACGCTTCAACAGTGTAAAAAGTGGATATAAATGATGATCTTAAATGATCACTGTTGATTAATTTTTGATGCATAAACACTGTTAAACGCACGCTTGTAATTGTAAATATCATAATATGAATTATAAAAAATATTAAACTCAAATTGATATAGGTCACTAAAAATAAAATCAACATATCAATCAAAATATAAATAACAATTTCTTTGATTCCATCTCCTAATCTAGGTAGTTTTGGAATAATCAAGTTAGTTAAAATACCAATTAAAGATATAGCAATCCACATATAGCCTAATTGATCACTAAAAACAATTTGCCATTGATTTGACGGGCCAATATCCAGAATGCTCGGTATCACTAAAATCAATAATATGAAAATCAATAACTTGTTGGAATAAAATATTTCTAACAGTGCTTTAAAATTGTTTAACCATTGAAACTCGATTTTTTTAACACTATTGTTAATTTTACGCTCAACAGACCTATTTTTTTCAGGTAAGTATTTATAAGTTATATACGACAAAGCTATAAAGAAACAAACACTAAGAATGATTGGTAAAAAGGTATTAATTTTAAACAAATATTGTGCACTAATAAATCCAATTACTAACGATGAGCAGGCACTAAAAAAAGAGGCCTTTGAAAACACGTTGTCTAATTTCACATTATTTTTATCAACCAGTTGATTCATATACCAACTACTAAGACTACCTGATAACATTGCCTCTGCGATACCGGTAAACAAACTAGATGAAATTAGTAATACAAAATTATTAGTAGTCATCAACAATAATCCTAACGCCCTGATTAAACAACTGTAGACCACAATTTTTTTCTGTCCAATCGTGTCTGCCAAAATACCTGCTGGCAATTCACATATAGCAGATGTGCCCCAAAATACTGATAAATAAATCCCTACTTCCGTATAAGAATAACCCATTTGAATTAAAAATATATATAGTATTGGTGAAAATAATGCAATGCCAGAAATAGTGAGTCCATTAAATAAAATAAATAATTTTGTCAACATTTTTTGATCAGTCATTTAGTTTTGTTCCTCTACAACTTTATAACACTTACCTTCAATATCTCTCTTCAATAATGAATAATCCACTAAATAACGTCGCAGTATGGCATAGTCCTTATAATATTTTCTCAAAACGGCATTGACTTCCATTTCAGTATATTCTTTTGTTTTATCAAAATCAGTCAACAGAAATTTAAAAAGCGCAATCTTATCACTCTCTTTACGAGGTATAGTCTGGACTTTATTATTTTTAAAAAATCTCTTTTTAATATCATTCATGTTTATTCCTCCAGTATGCGATCATTCATATCAACCAGACAATGTGTGCGTTCGTTCATATACTTTCATCAGTGAAAATCATTGTATTATAGGAAAGAAAGACTCCCAAAGTTAAAAATGAAGTGTGGACATAGAACAGATCTTTCGTATCTTGCCATTGAACAATTTATATATTTTTGAGTGAAATAAGAACAACTAATGATAATATATTGTGTATGCTGCTGCTAAGGGGTGATGTTCAATTTCCTAGCCCCCTTAAAGTACAATATGAAAATATCGATTAAAATAAATAGCAAGTATGATTTTTGTAATTTAATCCGTTTTCCTTATTGTTTCAGAGCACTTCGATACAAATTGCAAAAATAGACAAGATGCCTGAGGGAAAAATCAAAGACTAAAATAGGATCTCTAACTTCTATATTCGCTACTTTTTAACACAGTATCTGTCTATTCCCTCTATGTACACCTTTGAAAAGTTTTGTCAGCTTCGCGTGGACTGTACGACGAATTTTTGTTGTATACACATATATATATATGTGTGTGTACTACTCCCAATAACTACCAACGCTTCCTCTACAATTTACCAAGCTCTAACATAATCATATTTTGATCGTCCATTCCTAATACTTCGTTCCATTCACAATTGTCTTATAGTCATATTAATAGTTCGCTATTTTTTCAGAATTATCATATTTTTCAAACTCTATTTGTACTTATCATAATATAACTCATGAGAATGTTCAAACCGCATCATTTACTATATAGAACTCGGGTACTATGGGACGTCATCTTGTCAGGCAAATTCAACCGTTCTACATCGCCATAGTATGATGTTTCTATTCGTCAGTGCGAGTGTATGCGTCCGACTTCCTTCAGATTCCACTTCGCAATGGACACCCTTGTCATTCGCAATCAATTCCTATTTCCGGATCTGTAACTGAGATTCTTGTATATTTTTTTATGCATATGATATGTTTTAAAAAAAAACGCCTAACCAACTTTCTCAGTGAAGATTAGGAGCTATAAACATAGCAACATATGTTTTACTATTACAACCTATATTTTGGTGCCCTCGTTATAATGGTAAAGGGGCTTTTTTTGTTTTTCTATTTTGAAATCTAATAAGAAAATAGAAAATGATGGGGAAGTACATTGCGTTTCCAAAATCCTTTTCTTCATATGAATACAAACTAAAATGTGAAAAATAAATGAATCAAGATAAATGGGACTCAAAAATTTTGGTATTTTAACTTAATCCACATGTCTCATCGATTTACAATACTTTGATTCAAATTGCGAAAATGGACGAGACTCCTGAGGGATGAATCAATAGCACAAACACGATTTCTGATTTTTTAAAGAGAATTATGATTAACGCAGTAGCTGCCCGACTTCTCAATGTGATACTTTTGAGAAGTCTAGTCAACCTTACAGGGGCAGTACGACGAAAACTTTGTTGCACATGAGATTTCCGTACTGCTCCCAGAATCCACCAACGTTTCCACTACAAATGTTACGGTTCAATGATAGCGTTGGTGAGTCGAAGGGGCAGCCCCTACCATGAAAGCAATTGAAAACGCACAAAAGCATATCAATGAGACACATGATTAAAATCAATCCAAAATATGAATGTCCTATCCTCATGTTTTTATCGTCAACATATGCATCATCCCCTACTATTACAGATTTAACATACTGCAGGTGAAACATATGACAAATAGGTTTCTATGCTTTTGTGAATGTACGATAAGCACATTTCATTATTTTCAAATGTATATTGAGTGCAACAATAAAATTTAAAAAGACATATCTGTATTAAACATCACGGTACATTCATTTCTAAATATACCTTGATGTATGTATCTAAATAACAAACAGATTTTTAGATCTAGAAAAATATAAAGACTCGGATCACTTAATATCCAAGTCTCGAATCTTTGTCAATTTTGCATCGTACTATCATAACAGACGTATTGCTATACCTTCTAACTCAGTCTACATATGTAAAGTCATTCACGGAACCTGACGCTATATTTACTTATCCTCTTTCTTTGAACTCCCTACATCAATCACAGTGACGACAAGGGCAAATAAAAAGGCAATCATCAACCAATTGTCATAAATGCGATTTTTAAAGAAATGTGTAAACGTAATTTTGTCAACCGCATTGAATATTCGCGGATTCGGTGGTACATAACCGATCCAATACATTAATAATATGCCAGCCACACCGATGATAAAAGTGATGAAAAAATCTTTTAATAACTTTTCCATAAACGTCCTCCTTTGTTTGTCTTTATTATACAAAAGTTTAAAATTTAAAGGAATAAAGTTTTAGTTTTTTGCTACTTTAAAATACTTCACATATAAACGTTATATTAACAACAAAAACAAGTGTATGAAAAATCTCTTTTAAACTTTTTAAATCCATTTTTCACATAACAAAACCTCCTTCAATCCATCACAGACTCAAGGAGGTTTCATACCGTTCATTATCTTTCTA
Above is a genomic segment from Staphylococcus delphini containing:
- a CDS encoding PEP phosphonomutase; the protein is MVKRLISADTSEVAQMTPEELKQSIKASEGRVVLSENVATRNPWIHEVTNAEMAASFGADLILLNGVDVLDVKIAGLLDIENNPIQSLKRLCGRPIGVNLEPVDQTADMMEERFELEVGRTARKETFEKLNALGMDFVCLTGNPGTGVSNDAIVESVKRAKSLFDGLVFAGKMHSAGVDEPVVNLELVQRLIDAGADVILVPSIGSVPGITLDMVSEAVQLCHAHGVLVMSAIGTSQESATKETIRFFGLQNKIAGVDIQHIGDAGYGGLAPVENIYELGVAIRGLRHTVSKMTRSILR
- a CDS encoding PTS lactose/cellobiose transporter subunit IIA encodes the protein MEEKNLETVMQLIIHSGNAKSYAMEAIHVVKEGKKELAFEKLREAEKTIVEAHRYQTEMLTKEASGEKTDVSLLVVHSQDHLMTAMNFIELAKEIVTLYDKLD
- a CDS encoding DUF2087 domain-containing protein; translation: MNDIKKRFFKNNKVQTIPRKESDKIALFKFLLTDFDKTKEYTEMEVNAVLRKYYKDYAILRRYLVDYSLLKRDIEGKCYKVVEEQN
- a CDS encoding MFS transporter; amino-acid sequence: MTDQKMLTKLFILFNGLTISGIALFSPILYIFLIQMGYSYTEVGIYLSVFWGTSAICELPAGILADTIGQKKIVVYSCLIRALGLLLMTTNNFVLLISSSLFTGIAEAMLSGSLSSWYMNQLVDKNNVKLDNVFSKASFFSACSSLVIGFISAQYLFKINTFLPIILSVCFFIALSYITYKYLPEKNRSVERKINNSVKKIEFQWLNNFKALLEIFYSNKLLIFILLILVIPSILDIGPSNQWQIVFSDQLGYMWIAISLIGILTNLIIPKLPRLGDGIKEIVIYILIDMLILFLVTYINLSLIFFIIHIMIFTITSVRLTVFMHQKLINSDHLRSSFISTFYTVEAFATMMLLPLNGFTTQIYDVFYAWNIFILISAFLLFFCIIIIFKNRKSNIFD
- a CDS encoding AraC family transcriptional regulator, producing MREVWKHFDISFDNIVISECGIQQFLPEQTYSYTVTETFVLHFVETGKGLLRINHKTFSSKDFNGFILKRGQKVTYKGDKNVPWKTFWVGLKGTHLQNFLKTNQLNHQDILKFHEDSKAVNIIKEICYTTKQNTSQSDYWYKCKTYELLFCLENEFKQTDMIILNNHQDIIHHIYEYICNNYMKPLKIQEISLHFGISNSQLFTKFKNNYGKTPKQFILEARIDKATQLLRETDHPINVISQLVGFNDYFVFEKAFKKLVHRSPKDYRTEKRAHKMIH
- a CDS encoding PTS sugar transporter subunit IIB is translated as MKTILLACAAGMSTSMLVQRMEKAAQDMEGDYQIYAVSVPEVDKEVEQNDIDIVLLGPQVRYEERKLKEKLDPKNIPLRVIDMADYGMMNGQSVLEKALDIIG
- a CDS encoding PTS sugar transporter subunit IIC produces the protein MNKLIDEKIMPLAVKFSTNKVLVAIRDGLSLTMILAIVGSIFMLIASLPIPGWPEYLDKIGISQYLWKGVDSTFSLVGLIASFSVAWSYAKQYQQDGVAIGIIALCSFLTVTPFIKTDTASGITLGYLGAKGMFTAIIIALVSVHIYKFFIDRDIKIKLPDSVPPAVSRSFVAIIPGIVIFTLWLSIYAVLDAFKLPNAHDLITTALGGPIGFLGGSVFGTAIIVALNSLFWFVGINGGSAVNSIMAPVWLGNLQANMEAYKANEPMQYIFTQPFMDNYVYMGGGGATLGLVIAITIIARRRKASKRTKALAPITLVPGLFNINEPAMFGLPIVLNVFLLIPFVLTPVINLFIAYFATLAGLVPYTRATATWTMPPIISGFLTTGSISASILQAILIVIDILIYIGFYAAIEKSYLKEERDK
- a CDS encoding ATP-binding protein encodes the protein MEFPDQLIPQESQPSGQSYIIDEIGYTPISKEQADLFYQLMSLRYEMNSTIITTNIPFSSWGDAFSHKIASAAIIDRLIHHSKAFKITGDSYRLKDYNSEKSLNIRHS